Proteins encoded in a region of the Zea mays cultivar B73 chromosome 2, Zm-B73-REFERENCE-NAM-5.0, whole genome shotgun sequence genome:
- the LOC100282268 gene encoding Histone H4: MSGRGKGGKGLGKGGAKRHRKVLRDNIQGITKPAIRRLARRGGVKRISGLIYEETRGVLKIFLENVIRDAVTYTEHARRKTVTAMDVVYALKRQGRTLYGFGG; encoded by the coding sequence ATGTCTGGGCGCGGCAAGGGCGGCAAGGGTCTGGGCAAGGGCGGCGCGAAGCGCCACCGGAAGGTGCTCCGCGACAACATCCAGGGCATCACCAAGCCGGCGATCCGGAGGCTGGCTAGGAGGGGTGGCGTGAAGCGCATCTCGGGGCTCATCTACGAGGAGACCCGCGGCGTGCTCAAGATCTTTCTCGAGAACGTCATCCGCGACGCCGTCACCTACACCGAGCACGCGCGCCGCAAGACCGTGACCGCCATGGACGTCGTCTACGCGCTCAAGCGCCAGGGCCGCACCCTCTACGGCTTCGGAGGCTAG